In one window of Corynebacterium incognita DNA:
- a CDS encoding NAD kinase has translation MTTTGPSAQSVAREILLVPHTGRADNVEAAARAAELLYEAGIVVRVVAGEDESALDAHDSLRALRRVDHTPSAAQGCELVVVLGGDGTFLRAADLAHAVDLPVIGINLGHVGFLAESEAESLDAAIGRVIDRTYRVEDRMTLDISVYDASGSLVANSWALNEASLENLDRRGVLDAILEVDARPVTAFGCDGVLVSTPTGSTAYAFSAGGPVLWPELDAIVVVPNNAHALFTKPLVVSPSSTVAVESASQTTPAVVALDGFREIPMPPGARVEVRRGKRPVRWVRLDNKPFTDRLVTKLQLPVHGWRGPRPSENPRKDSSAS, from the coding sequence ATGACGACCACAGGGCCTTCGGCACAGTCCGTGGCGCGGGAGATTTTGCTGGTTCCGCATACCGGCCGCGCCGATAACGTCGAGGCGGCGGCACGCGCGGCGGAGCTCCTCTACGAGGCCGGGATCGTCGTCCGCGTGGTGGCGGGCGAGGACGAGTCAGCGCTCGATGCGCACGACTCGCTGCGTGCACTGCGCCGAGTGGACCACACTCCATCGGCAGCGCAAGGCTGCGAGTTAGTAGTGGTGCTCGGCGGCGACGGCACCTTCCTCCGCGCGGCGGATCTGGCTCACGCCGTCGATTTGCCGGTCATCGGCATTAACCTCGGCCACGTCGGCTTCCTCGCGGAATCGGAGGCCGAGTCTTTGGACGCGGCCATTGGCCGGGTCATTGACCGCACCTATCGGGTCGAAGATCGCATGACCCTGGATATCAGCGTGTACGACGCCTCGGGCAGCCTCGTGGCCAATTCGTGGGCGCTGAACGAGGCCAGCTTGGAGAACCTGGATCGCCGGGGCGTGCTGGACGCCATCCTGGAAGTGGACGCGCGGCCAGTAACCGCCTTCGGCTGCGACGGGGTACTTGTGTCCACACCTACGGGCTCTACCGCGTACGCGTTTTCCGCCGGAGGGCCCGTCCTGTGGCCGGAGCTGGACGCCATCGTCGTGGTGCCCAACAACGCCCACGCGCTGTTTACCAAGCCGCTTGTGGTCTCACCGTCCTCGACGGTGGCCGTGGAGTCGGCGTCCCAGACCACCCCGGCGGTGGTGGCGCTCGATGGTTTCCGCGAGATCCCGATGCCGCCCGGAGCGCGAGTGGAGGTCCGCCGTGGCAAGCGTCCGGTGCGTTGGGTACGCCTGGACAATAAGCCTTTCACGGATCGCCTGGTGACCAAGCTGCAGCTGCCGGTTCATGGCTGGCGAGGCCCGCGTCCCTCCGAGAACCCAAGGAAGGATTCGAGTGCTAGCTGA
- a CDS encoding HAD-IIA family hydrolase — protein sequence MSVLSSHDALILDLDGTVWSGGTPIHTAVDVINSAGLPVVYVTNNSTRGPEVVAKKLEQIGIEDVNPEHVLTSAQSVVTLATAQIHKGEKVLVIGSDSLKTYVRDAGYEVVASADDNPEAVVQGMDRKLNWEQLTEAALAIGNGARYFATNLDTSLPTERGLAVGNGSMVAAVVSATGVEPESSGKPGPDMFTQAAALVGAKRPLVVGDRLNTDIKGGNSAAMDTFLVLTGVSGAMDLIHADVDERPTFIGANMTDLARPASEVVPHAQGGFTARVDGMDLLLESGDEGAGPVEALRTVLEVVWAMEEPPRYIHPRSDAADKAAKAWW from the coding sequence GTGAGTGTGCTGAGTTCGCATGACGCACTAATCTTGGACCTTGATGGCACCGTCTGGAGTGGCGGAACGCCGATCCATACTGCAGTTGACGTGATTAATTCGGCAGGTCTACCGGTCGTGTACGTGACCAATAACTCCACCCGTGGGCCTGAGGTCGTGGCTAAAAAGCTGGAACAGATCGGCATCGAGGACGTTAACCCGGAGCACGTGCTGACGTCCGCACAATCCGTCGTGACGCTGGCGACCGCCCAGATCCACAAGGGCGAGAAGGTGTTGGTGATCGGCTCTGATTCGCTGAAGACCTATGTCCGTGATGCTGGCTATGAGGTGGTCGCTAGCGCCGACGATAACCCAGAAGCAGTAGTCCAAGGTATGGACCGGAAGCTGAATTGGGAGCAGCTGACTGAAGCAGCTCTCGCGATTGGAAACGGTGCCCGTTACTTTGCGACCAACCTGGACACCTCGCTGCCCACGGAGCGCGGATTGGCAGTGGGAAATGGTTCTATGGTGGCTGCGGTGGTGTCCGCGACTGGCGTGGAACCAGAGTCATCCGGCAAGCCAGGGCCAGACATGTTCACCCAGGCAGCAGCTTTGGTGGGGGCGAAGCGACCCTTGGTAGTCGGTGACCGGTTGAACACCGATATTAAGGGTGGCAATTCGGCCGCCATGGATACCTTTCTAGTGCTGACCGGTGTATCCGGAGCGATGGACTTGATCCACGCGGACGTCGACGAGCGCCCCACCTTTATCGGAGCGAACATGACTGATTTAGCCCGGCCCGCGAGTGAGGTTGTGCCCCACGCCCAGGGAGGGTTTACAGCGCGTGTCGATGGCATGGATCTTCTACTGGAAAGCGGAGATGAGGGTGCCGGCCCAGTTGAGGCTTTGCGCACGGTGCTAGAGGTGGTGTGGGCCATGGAGGAGCCGCCGCGTTATATTCACCCGCGTTCCGACGCCGCGGATAAGGCTGCTAAGGCTTGGTGGTAG
- a CDS encoding TlyA family RNA methyltransferase, translating into MPPKRRRLDAELVRRKIARSREQAVEMIKAGRVHVGGFPALKPATVVEPEASIRVEESEDDRWASRGAHKLLGALEAFEPAGLSLEGKKVLDAGASTGGFTDVCLDRGAREVVAVDVGYGQLIWRLQNDARVRVLDRTNIRHLTVELTDGPCDAMVGDLSFISLELTLPAIVKCLAPGADLLPMVKPQFEVGKDRLGSGGVVRRPELRAEVTVKVAQFARELGLSCHGVVASPLPGPSGNVEYFLWLRNGERQGSAPAAGSADLETAVTDAELEAMVQRAVERGPQ; encoded by the coding sequence ATGCCCCCGAAGAGGCGGCGCTTGGACGCGGAGCTCGTGCGGCGCAAGATCGCGCGTTCCCGTGAGCAGGCGGTGGAGATGATCAAGGCTGGCCGCGTGCACGTGGGCGGGTTTCCGGCGCTCAAGCCTGCCACGGTAGTCGAGCCCGAGGCGTCGATACGTGTGGAGGAATCCGAGGACGACCGTTGGGCGTCGCGGGGCGCGCACAAGCTCTTGGGGGCGTTGGAGGCCTTTGAACCCGCGGGTTTGAGCCTGGAGGGGAAGAAAGTCTTGGATGCCGGCGCGTCGACCGGTGGTTTCACCGACGTCTGCCTGGATCGCGGGGCTCGCGAAGTGGTGGCTGTGGACGTCGGTTACGGACAGCTCATTTGGCGCCTGCAAAACGACGCCCGCGTGCGGGTGCTCGACCGGACCAACATTCGGCACCTTACGGTGGAGCTGACCGACGGCCCGTGTGACGCCATGGTGGGCGATCTGTCGTTCATTTCGCTGGAGCTCACCTTGCCCGCCATTGTGAAATGTTTGGCGCCGGGCGCGGATCTGCTGCCTATGGTCAAGCCACAGTTCGAGGTGGGGAAAGACCGCCTCGGTAGCGGAGGCGTGGTGCGCCGCCCTGAATTGCGAGCAGAGGTGACGGTGAAGGTCGCGCAGTTTGCCCGCGAACTCGGGCTGAGCTGCCACGGCGTTGTGGCCTCGCCGCTGCCGGGTCCGTCGGGCAACGTAGAGTATTTCTTGTGGCTTCGTAACGGCGAGCGCCAGGGTTCGGCACCGGCCGCCGGATCGGCGGACCTGGAGACAGCCGTGACCGACGCGGAGCTAGAAGCAATGGTGCAACGAGCAGTAGAAAGGGGACCGCAATGA
- a CDS encoding DUF3558 family protein gives MRLSTTIRPTAAATLTAACLALVGCVSLGDAQQRPSSNRPKSQPTTNANSTASAPYPLAHYFPPLGTPNPEDPNFTKFDPCTEIPAEVFERAGIGDIGDVQSIGDHRGCGVSLGSSSEIYVFVSASSPGREAIDSRFKTFDLYFDDALPGIYYLMFRNDDFDGCNAMLDTERGSIKILIEKSNTNQLFKEKCHVAAKTLTTLATNSGEIQWDSVLN, from the coding sequence ATGCGCCTATCGACGACCATCAGGCCCACCGCCGCCGCAACCCTCACTGCCGCCTGCCTCGCCCTGGTCGGCTGCGTGAGCCTCGGCGACGCCCAGCAACGGCCCTCCAGCAACCGACCCAAATCTCAACCAACCACCAACGCCAACAGCACGGCGTCCGCCCCGTACCCCCTTGCCCACTACTTCCCACCCCTGGGCACGCCCAACCCAGAGGATCCCAACTTCACCAAGTTCGACCCCTGCACCGAAATTCCCGCCGAAGTTTTTGAACGCGCGGGTATCGGTGACATTGGGGACGTCCAGTCAATTGGGGATCATCGGGGCTGTGGGGTAAGCCTCGGTTCTTCGTCTGAAATCTATGTATTTGTTTCTGCTTCCTCACCCGGCCGAGAAGCTATTGACTCAAGGTTCAAAACCTTTGATCTGTACTTTGACGACGCGTTGCCGGGGATCTATTACCTAATGTTTCGGAACGACGACTTCGATGGGTGCAACGCAATGCTGGATACGGAAAGGGGATCGATAAAAATACTGATCGAAAAATCAAATACTAACCAATTGTTCAAAGAAAAGTGCCATGTTGCAGCAAAGACACTCACCACTCTGGCAACAAATTCGGGGGAAATTCAATGGGACTCAGTACTGAATTAG